One window of the Zea mays cultivar B73 chromosome 3, Zm-B73-REFERENCE-NAM-5.0, whole genome shotgun sequence genome contains the following:
- the LOC103650797 gene encoding esterase PIR7B, with translation MMPGQSITNSPRRCTHRAQLAAIMEVVGGGRHFVLVHGLCHGAWCWYKVATALESAGHRVTALDLAAAGAHPARLHEVRSLEDYSRPLLDAVAAAPDGDRLVLVGHSHGGVSLALAMERFPSKVATAVFVAAALPCVGKHLGVTLDEFMRRNASEGLLMDCQQVPIPGVGQQGTAIVMGPRYMEEKYYQESPAEDLTLAKLLVRPGNQFMDDPLMKDAALLTAANYGSVRKVFVVANADCSSTEEMQRWMVAMSPGTEVHEIAGADHAVMNSKPGELCDVLGRVASRCG, from the exons ATGATGCCGGGGCAATCGATCACAAACTCTCCACGCCGCTGCACGCACAGGGCACAGCTAGCAGCAATAATGGAAGTAGTCGGCGGCGGCAGGCACTTCGTGCTGGTGCACGGCCTCTGCCACGGCGCGTGGTGCTGGTACAAGGTGGCCACCGCGCTGGAATCCGCCGGCCACCGCGTGACGGCGCTGGACCTGGCAGCGGCGGGCGCGCACCCGGCGCGCCTGCACGAGGTGCGCTCCCTGGAGGACTACTCGCGCCCACTGctggacgcggtcgccgcggcccCCGACGGCGACAGGCTTGTCCTCGTCGGCCACAGCCACGGCGGCGTCAGCCTCGCGCTCGCCATGGAGAGGTTCCCTAGCAAGGTCGCCACCGCCGTGTTCGTGGCCGCCGCGCTGCCGTGCGTCGGCAAGCACTTGGGTGTCACCCTCGACGAG TTCATGAGAAGGAATGCTTCCGAAGGGCTGCTCATGGACTGCCAACAGGTGCCCATCCCCGGCGTGGGGCAGCAAGGGACAGCGATCGTGATGGGTCCAAGGTATATGGAGGAGAAGTACTACCAGGAGAGCCCCGCGGAGGACCTGACCCTGGCGAAGCTGCTGGTGAGGCCCGGCAACCAGTTCATGGACGACCCGCTGATGAAGGACGCGGCGCTGCTCACGGCCGCCAACTACGGGTCCGTCAGGAAGGTGTTCGTGGTGGCCAATGCCGACTGCTCCAGCACCGAGGAGATGCAGCGCTGGATGGTGGCCATGAGCCCTGGCACGGAGGTCCACGAGATCGCTGGCGCCGACCACGCCGTCATGAACTCCAAGCCTGGGGAACTCTGCGACGTCCTTGGACGGGTAGCCAGCAGATGCGGCTGA
- the LOC100192086 gene encoding Esterase PIR7B-like, with amino-acid sequence MESGTERRRRRHHFVLVHGTCHGAWCWYKVATLLSSAGHRVTALDMAACGASPGRAEEVPSFEEYSRPLLATVAGLAPEEKVVLVGHSFGGVSLALAMEQYPDRVAVAVFVATGMPSAGKPMAFVFEQFLQEEYPADRYMDCEFETSGDPQRPVETFRFGPQYLKQRLYQLSPPEDLTLAMAMVRPSQRFRDDATMKGGILTAERYGGVRRVCVVAEDDASVPAGFQRRMASWNPGTEVTGLQGADHMSMLSKPGELSELLMEVANKYS; translated from the exons ATGGAGAGCGGcacggagcggcggcggcggcggcaccaCTTCGTGCTGGTGCACGGCACCTGCCACGGCGCGTGGTGCTGGTACAAGGTGGCCACACTCCTGTCATCCGCGGGCCACCGCGTGACGGCGCTGGACATGGCCGCGTGCGGCGCCAGCCCCGGGCGCGCCGAGGAGGTGCCGTCCTTTGAGGAGTACAGCCGGCCGctcctggccacggtggccggccTGGCGCCCGAGGAGAAGGTGGTCCTCGTCGGCCACAGCTTCGGCGGGGTCAGCCTCGCGCTGGCCATGGAGCAGTACCCGGACAGGGTCGCCGTCGCCGTCTTCGTCGCGACCGGCATGCCCTCCGCTGGGAAGCCGATGGCGTTCGTCTTCGAGCAG TTTTTGCAAGAAGAGTACCCAGCGGACCGCTACATGGACTGCGAATTCGAAACCAGCGGCGACCCCCAGCGTCCCGTGGAGACATTTCGGTTCGGGCCACAGTACCTGAAGCAGAGACTGTACCAGCTCAGTCCCCCAGAG GACTTGACCCTGGCAATGGCGATGGTGAGGCCGTCACAGCGGTTCCGAGACGACGCGACGATGAAGGGGGGTATCCTGACGGCGGAACGGTACGGCGGCGTGAGGCGGGTGTGCGTCGTCGCCGAGGACGACGCGTCAGTGCCGGCAGGCTTCCAGCGGCGGATGGCGTCGTGGAACCCCGGCACGGAGGTGACGGGGTTGCAGGGAGCCGACCATATGTCCATGCTCTCGAAACCAGGGGAGCTGTCAGAACTTCTCATGGAGGTTGCCAACAAGTACAGCTGA